In Geopsychrobacter electrodiphilus DSM 16401, a single window of DNA contains:
- a CDS encoding phosphoadenosine phosphosulfate reductase family protein gives MATLKEALAKASDPNVRHIVSVSGGKDSAALAIYMKKNYSEIPVEYVFCDTLCELPETDSYLAKLGSLLGQEIKRVDALDMLGIRKRKNRKGVQRNPFEIFLNEMYGGFLPSPRMRWCTVQLKIKPFEKYVGNDEAISYIGIRGDEEREGYRAAKNPVLSNRPNITPVYPFKDDKIGLQEVKNILEKSGIGMPEYYKWRSRSGCYFCFYQQTGEWQGLKDHHPDLFEKAKAFEGEKANGQGFYTWCEGKTLDEIVNQARKNISPVDETAGCAICHL, from the coding sequence ATGGCTACACTTAAAGAGGCATTAGCTAAAGCGTCAGACCCTAATGTAAGGCATATTGTAAGTGTCTCTGGAGGGAAGGACTCAGCTGCGCTTGCCATATACATGAAAAAGAATTATTCGGAAATTCCGGTGGAGTATGTTTTTTGTGACACGCTTTGTGAGCTTCCAGAGACAGACTCGTATTTGGCTAAATTGGGGTCCCTATTGGGCCAGGAAATAAAACGAGTTGATGCTCTCGACATGCTAGGGATTCGCAAAAGAAAAAATAGAAAAGGTGTGCAGAGGAATCCTTTTGAGATTTTTTTAAATGAAATGTATGGCGGTTTTTTGCCCAGCCCGAGGATGCGCTGGTGCACTGTTCAGCTTAAAATTAAGCCTTTTGAAAAGTACGTTGGGAACGATGAGGCAATTAGTTATATTGGGATTCGAGGAGATGAGGAGCGGGAAGGGTATCGTGCCGCCAAGAACCCAGTATTATCTAACCGACCTAATATCACACCGGTTTACCCTTTTAAAGACGATAAAATTGGCCTGCAAGAAGTGAAAAACATCCTTGAAAAATCAGGAATTGGAATGCCAGAATATTATAAGTGGCGCTCTCGCTCCGGATGTTATTTTTGCTTTTACCAACAAACTGGGGAGTGGCAAGGGCTAAAAGATCACCATCCAGATTTGTTTGAAAAAGCCAAGGCTTTTGAAGGAGAAAAAGCTAATGGGCAGGGATTTTATACTTGGTGTGAAGGGAAAACACTTGATGAAATTGTGAACCAAGCAAGGAAAAATATTTCACCAGTAGATGAAACGGCCGGTTGTGCTATTTGTCATCTTTGA
- a CDS encoding DEAD/DEAH box helicase has translation MFDNVLSRADEEVLQGLLGNKVLKLVGRMDPSLLTPSRIREVVVSQKGRDGLLLSDFCRNQIFLLLRPNEAEQLSNMIGKPKGVDPYTFLGNQKFRKKSHLDSLFNYFGVTPPLEIASSEQPSNQIVNANYPLFEHQITAAHKVNQALNQEPHRVLLHMPTGAGKTRTAMNVIAEHLRFQKGKIVVWLAHSEELCEQAAREFKLSWEKIGNRDVSLHRYWGNHNINLEELNEGLVVAGMSKIYSKTKKSLGFISRLGSFTTLVIIDEAHQAIAPTYKLVLDALVSPFPGTSLLGLSATPGRSWSDVSSDEQLANFFGQRKVELKIEGYSNPIDYLVENKYLAKAAFSSLFYGGANILNDDDLRQIEENFKIPDRILLALGVDEVRNLRIVGAVEGLLKRHNKILLFATSVENSNILSSALQVRGVKSYSITGTTPPHLRNKFIEDFKNEDDGCRVLCNYGVLTTGFDAPKTSAAIIARPTISLVLYSQMVGRVIRGTRVGGNDNAEILTVVDSELPGFGDIAEAFHNWEDVWREES, from the coding sequence GTGTTTGATAATGTTTTGTCACGGGCTGACGAAGAAGTTCTTCAGGGCCTTTTGGGGAATAAAGTTCTTAAACTTGTTGGGAGAATGGACCCTTCGTTATTAACACCAAGTCGGATCAGGGAAGTTGTCGTCTCCCAAAAAGGGAGGGACGGGCTCCTTTTGTCCGACTTCTGCAGAAACCAAATATTCTTATTACTGCGCCCGAATGAAGCTGAACAGTTGTCAAATATGATCGGCAAGCCCAAAGGTGTAGACCCATATACATTCCTAGGTAACCAAAAATTTCGAAAAAAATCGCACTTAGATTCCTTGTTCAATTATTTTGGGGTAACCCCTCCCCTTGAAATCGCTTCATCAGAGCAGCCGTCAAATCAAATCGTAAATGCAAATTATCCATTATTTGAACATCAAATAACTGCAGCCCATAAAGTTAATCAGGCTCTTAATCAAGAGCCTCATCGAGTTCTTCTTCATATGCCAACTGGGGCAGGTAAAACCAGAACCGCAATGAATGTGATTGCAGAGCATTTACGATTTCAAAAAGGGAAAATAGTTGTATGGCTTGCTCACAGCGAAGAACTTTGTGAGCAAGCTGCAAGAGAATTTAAACTTTCTTGGGAAAAGATTGGAAATCGAGATGTTTCGCTACATAGATACTGGGGAAACCACAATATTAATTTAGAAGAATTAAATGAGGGCCTAGTCGTTGCGGGGATGTCAAAAATTTATTCTAAGACAAAAAAAAGTCTCGGTTTTATAAGTAGGCTCGGAAGCTTTACAACATTGGTTATTATCGATGAAGCCCACCAAGCGATCGCTCCTACATATAAGTTGGTGCTTGATGCCCTGGTTAGCCCTTTCCCAGGGACTTCTCTTCTTGGTTTAAGTGCGACGCCTGGTCGGTCTTGGTCGGATGTTTCCTCAGATGAACAATTGGCAAACTTTTTTGGGCAAAGAAAAGTTGAACTCAAAATAGAAGGGTATAGCAACCCGATAGACTATCTAGTCGAGAACAAATATTTAGCAAAGGCAGCCTTTAGTTCATTATTTTATGGTGGTGCAAATATCTTAAATGATGACGATTTAAGACAAATAGAAGAAAATTTTAAAATACCAGATAGGATCTTACTTGCCCTCGGGGTAGACGAAGTTAGAAATCTAAGAATTGTTGGAGCAGTAGAAGGTTTATTGAAGAGGCATAACAAAATATTACTATTTGCCACTTCGGTTGAAAATTCAAATATCTTATCTTCTGCTCTTCAGGTCCGAGGTGTGAAATCTTATTCTATTACTGGCACAACTCCGCCGCACTTACGTAATAAATTTATAGAAGATTTTAAAAATGAAGATGATGGCTGTCGGGTATTATGTAATTATGGTGTTCTTACTACTGGATTTGATGCGCCTAAAACTAGCGCAGCCATAATAGCAAGGCCAACTATATCTTTAGTCCTATATAGCCAGATGGTTGGAAGGGTAATACGGGGAACGAGGGTCGGTGGGAATGATAACGCAGAGATTTTAACTGTAGTAGATAGTGAACTCCCCGGGTTTGGGGATATTGCCGAAGCATTTCATAATTGGGAAGATGTCTGGAGGGAAGAATCATGA
- a CDS encoding ATP-binding protein: MSFSIVPIHLAVKAMRDNGYKNAAYALAELMDNSIQAGASNVELLCGERDVLVSERTRSRVHQIGVLDDGDGMDKETLRFALQFGNGAHLEESAQKGIGRFGMGLPASSISQCRKVEVWTWQNGVDNAIYSFLDLDKIINKEMSEVPDPCKKEIPLVWKEASKFMSNNGTLVVWSSLDKLMWKNASTIIDNSEFVIGRMYRRFLESGRVNIRMAGFDLDNSSNVRVEKAALPNDPGYLMTGTSTPQPYNSKPMFEKWGGEDFEVKHIILFRGKKCPVSIRYTFAKEEARQGAQPGQRPYGKHAARNAGLSVVRAERELELDTTWTNPSDPRDRWWGVEVDFPPALDDLFGVTNNKQHAHNLSELANFDFDEALKGGVTITQLKEDLISDDDPRVPLLEIAHQVSNTLGVLRRLLKAQTKSEENSSGKRHAGAIDSVESKATVLTQQRKESGFAGQSDEDEKLPEAERIGILEQTLIDEGVPKELAKEMAAITVSNGLKYVFAEADLETSAFFSVKQRGGSIVITLNTSHPAYSSLVDVLERSSEGSGETELEGRLKNALDGLKLLLMAWARYEDEQPDGSRRAQAQDTRVDWGRIARQFLFGE; this comes from the coding sequence ATGAGCTTTTCAATTGTACCAATTCACTTAGCTGTAAAAGCAATGCGGGATAATGGATATAAAAATGCAGCCTACGCCCTTGCAGAGTTGATGGATAATTCTATTCAAGCTGGTGCCTCGAACGTAGAGTTATTATGTGGGGAAAGGGATGTCCTCGTCTCGGAAAGGACTCGATCAAGGGTTCATCAAATTGGAGTTCTTGACGATGGCGATGGTATGGATAAGGAAACATTGAGATTTGCTTTACAGTTTGGTAACGGAGCACATCTTGAAGAATCAGCTCAGAAAGGGATAGGTCGGTTTGGTATGGGTCTCCCTGCATCATCAATCTCTCAGTGTAGAAAAGTTGAAGTTTGGACTTGGCAAAATGGCGTAGATAATGCCATTTATAGTTTTTTGGATCTGGATAAAATAATTAATAAGGAAATGTCTGAAGTCCCAGACCCCTGCAAAAAAGAAATACCCCTTGTATGGAAAGAGGCTTCCAAGTTCATGTCAAATAATGGAACCTTGGTTGTTTGGTCCTCTCTGGATAAATTGATGTGGAAAAATGCGTCCACTATCATCGACAATTCCGAATTTGTCATTGGCCGTATGTACCGGAGATTCTTAGAGAGTGGTCGCGTAAATATTCGAATGGCCGGTTTTGACTTAGATAATAGTTCCAATGTGCGTGTTGAGAAAGCTGCGCTCCCCAACGACCCTGGTTACTTAATGACTGGGACATCCACACCACAACCCTATAATAGCAAGCCTATGTTCGAAAAGTGGGGTGGTGAAGATTTCGAAGTTAAACACATTATTCTATTCCGAGGGAAAAAGTGCCCTGTTAGCATCAGATATACTTTTGCAAAAGAAGAGGCACGGCAAGGGGCTCAGCCTGGGCAGAGACCATATGGTAAGCATGCGGCAAGAAATGCTGGATTGTCGGTTGTACGTGCAGAACGTGAGCTCGAACTGGATACTACATGGACGAACCCTTCAGATCCGAGGGACCGTTGGTGGGGAGTGGAAGTTGATTTCCCGCCTGCACTAGATGATCTATTTGGAGTCACAAACAACAAACAACATGCGCACAATTTAAGTGAGTTAGCAAATTTTGATTTTGATGAGGCCTTAAAAGGAGGGGTTACGATCACCCAACTCAAGGAAGATCTTATCTCTGATGATGATCCGAGAGTACCCCTTTTAGAAATAGCACATCAGGTCAGTAATACGCTTGGAGTCTTAAGACGGCTACTGAAAGCGCAAACTAAAAGCGAAGAGAACTCTTCGGGAAAAAGACACGCGGGAGCAATCGATTCAGTAGAGTCAAAAGCTACAGTGTTAACTCAACAGCGCAAAGAATCTGGATTTGCAGGGCAGAGTGATGAGGATGAAAAGCTCCCCGAGGCAGAACGAATTGGAATTCTTGAGCAGACCCTGATTGACGAGGGAGTACCTAAGGAACTTGCAAAAGAAATGGCAGCCATTACCGTTTCAAATGGATTGAAGTACGTTTTTGCAGAAGCTGATCTTGAAACCTCTGCGTTCTTTTCCGTCAAACAAAGGGGTGGTTCTATTGTTATTACGCTCAACACAAGTCATCCGGCCTATTCGTCACTCGTAGACGTATTAGAGCGAAGCTCTGAAGGCTCTGGTGAAACTGAACTGGAAGGGCGATTGAAAAATGCATTAGATGGTCTCAAACTTCTATTGATGGCATGGGCTAGATACGAGGATGAGCAACCCGATGGCTCCAGACGCGCTCAAGCTCAAGATACTCGTGTAGATTGGGGAAGAATTGCCAGGCAATTTCTGTTTGGTGAATAG
- a CDS encoding phospholipase D family protein, whose protein sequence is MQLQGTEAYRDNLAIKIGGARESLILLSAYVTVPGIQWVVDKLKGKIIKGDLVVRWHPDDLLSGASSLDVYEIVKSLGWNLYIATELHAKVVLVDEKELFLGSANLTGRGLALVPGGNNELGVELNATLRDVAALYAVRDESVLLTDDLFKAIKAHIGNLPKINSSRSPWPPNIQSYFQKIPRRLWVADCFWTSPTDTVIAFSEDEEHSIEHDSRLLGFPKGVERAQKAELSRAFLTSRAWLWVNCLIRESGEDGLFFGTLTQKLHNALLDDPTPYRKNVKGLVANLYAWIRYLDLPNVIIDQPGRRSERIRVTI, encoded by the coding sequence GTGCAATTGCAAGGGACCGAAGCTTATCGTGATAATTTAGCAATTAAGATAGGAGGTGCTAGGGAAAGCTTAATCCTACTTTCTGCATACGTGACTGTGCCTGGCATACAGTGGGTTGTTGATAAGTTGAAAGGTAAAATTATTAAGGGTGATCTCGTTGTGCGTTGGCACCCCGATGACCTTCTTTCTGGTGCGTCTAGTCTTGATGTTTATGAAATTGTTAAAAGTTTAGGTTGGAATTTGTATATCGCTACAGAGCTCCATGCTAAGGTCGTTTTGGTTGATGAAAAAGAATTGTTTCTTGGAAGTGCAAATTTAACTGGCCGTGGGTTGGCCTTGGTCCCTGGTGGCAATAATGAACTCGGAGTTGAGCTCAATGCTACCTTGCGTGATGTCGCTGCACTCTATGCAGTCCGCGATGAGAGCGTACTTCTCACTGATGACCTATTTAAAGCAATAAAGGCTCATATCGGTAACCTACCCAAAATAAATTCCTCTAGATCACCATGGCCACCAAATATACAAAGCTATTTCCAAAAGATACCAAGACGACTTTGGGTTGCGGATTGTTTTTGGACCAGTCCCACGGATACGGTAATTGCTTTTTCTGAAGACGAAGAACATAGCATAGAACATGATTCCCGGTTGCTAGGATTTCCCAAAGGTGTCGAACGGGCACAAAAGGCGGAATTAAGTAGGGCTTTTTTGACGAGTAGGGCATGGTTGTGGGTAAATTGTTTAATTCGTGAAAGTGGTGAAGATGGTTTGTTTTTTGGTACTCTCACTCAAAAGCTACACAATGCACTGCTCGATGACCCAACACCCTACCGGAAAAACGTTAAGGGGTTAGTTGCTAACCTTTATGCCTGGATTCGATATTTAGATTTGCCAAATGTCATTATTGATCAACCTGGCAGAAGATCTGAGAGAATCAGGGTCACGATTTAG
- a CDS encoding DUF6933 domain-containing protein gives MLLHCTQKLSAKLPEVSAIPLENLSPLGSWHANLYRYDRRQCVLFCHDDSRYCLFLPGLVKADFAELGRLHREFFLASLMALAVPEAQLKRLAMLLGPAQFDLNTDRSVLGSLRTANLDLSWLIHDVHALDCNPLGVSLKLNQRPTTVKGRWIDPEKMMLERIMQLQ, from the coding sequence ATGCTCCTTCACTGCACCCAAAAACTCTCCGCCAAACTCCCCGAGGTCTCAGCGATCCCGCTCGAAAACCTGAGCCCGCTGGGGAGTTGGCATGCCAATCTTTACCGCTATGACCGGCGGCAGTGTGTGCTGTTTTGCCATGATGACAGCCGTTACTGTCTCTTTTTGCCAGGGTTGGTCAAGGCCGACTTTGCCGAATTGGGTCGGTTACATCGTGAATTTTTTCTGGCATCTCTGATGGCTTTGGCTGTTCCGGAGGCTCAGCTCAAACGTCTCGCCATGCTCCTGGGACCGGCGCAGTTTGATCTGAACACCGATCGTTCAGTGCTCGGATCGTTGCGGACGGCGAATCTTGACCTGAGCTGGCTGATTCACGATGTTCATGCGTTGGACTGTAACCCGCTGGGCGTATCTCTGAAGCTGAATCAGCGCCCGACGACGGTAAAGGGGCGATGGATCGATCCTGAAAAAATGATGCTCGAGCGGATTATGCAACTGCAGTAG
- a CDS encoding CNNM domain-containing protein, whose product MLLLVIYILIALGFSFLCSIVEAVLLSITVPHIAMLQSQGKSCAPLLQQLKEDINKPLAAILTLNTIAHTAGAAGAGAQAAAVFGSNYVGISSAILTLLILVFSEIIPKTLGAHYWRHLAPMTAYCLKFLIWVFYPFVKLTERLTRSLTEGPTLRGINRKELIALAELSGREGALADNESLIMQNLLRLRETPAKAAMTPRTVVFSISQTLTVDDYFSRYEANAFSRIPIYDQSSEDICGFVLRSDLLLAKARNQLDRPVSDFSRDLPQALEQTDLSNAFDRFLKERVHIMLIKDEHGGVSGILTLEDVLETLLGLEIIDEFDANEDMQVFARKLWEQRARQMGLDIDKL is encoded by the coding sequence ATGCTATTGCTGGTCATCTATATCCTCATCGCCCTGGGGTTCTCCTTTCTCTGCTCGATTGTCGAAGCGGTATTGTTGAGTATAACGGTACCCCATATCGCCATGCTGCAGTCACAGGGGAAGTCCTGTGCTCCCCTGCTGCAACAGCTCAAGGAGGACATCAACAAACCACTGGCTGCGATTTTGACGCTCAATACTATTGCGCACACCGCCGGTGCCGCCGGGGCCGGCGCCCAGGCCGCGGCAGTGTTCGGCAGCAATTATGTCGGCATTTCATCTGCAATCCTGACCCTGTTGATCCTGGTCTTCTCCGAGATCATTCCCAAGACTCTGGGCGCGCATTACTGGCGTCACCTCGCGCCAATGACCGCCTACTGTTTAAAATTTCTGATCTGGGTTTTTTATCCCTTTGTTAAGCTGACCGAGCGCCTGACCCGCAGCCTGACTGAAGGACCAACACTGCGCGGGATCAACCGCAAGGAATTGATCGCACTCGCTGAACTTAGTGGCCGGGAAGGCGCACTGGCCGACAACGAGTCCCTCATCATGCAGAACCTGTTACGGCTGAGAGAAACTCCAGCCAAAGCCGCCATGACCCCGCGAACCGTGGTATTTTCCATTTCACAAACCTTGACAGTTGACGACTATTTTTCCCGCTACGAAGCGAATGCCTTCTCACGTATCCCTATCTACGACCAGAGCAGCGAAGATATCTGTGGTTTTGTATTGCGAAGTGACTTGCTGCTGGCAAAGGCTCGAAACCAACTGGATCGTCCGGTATCAGATTTTTCCAGAGATCTCCCGCAAGCTCTGGAACAGACCGATCTTTCAAACGCCTTTGACCGCTTTTTAAAGGAACGTGTTCACATCATGCTGATCAAGGATGAACACGGCGGGGTCTCTGGAATTCTCACCCTGGAGGATGTTTTAGAGACGCTCCTCGGTCTCGAAATTATCGATGAATTTGATGCCAATGAGGACATGCAGGTCTTCGCACGAAAACTGTGGGAACAAAGAGCCCGTCAAATGGGGTTGGATATAGACAAGCTTTGA
- a CDS encoding RelA/SpoT domain-containing protein, whose amino-acid sequence MSKEQHKTVISNRDELEKSYEARRPAYEEALSDLYGDIRSLLEAHGYTPTIKYRVKRFKNYFGKLKKICKGAKDDDAGLLTDVLGLRIICPFLEDLNIIEGLLAEHFPIVEMEKKREQHSFREFGYDSVHMLIKLKALSHEKPIPYTKNVCEIQLRTTLQDAWAEVEHELVYKSDIDLPNESIKRKLASLNATLTLSDLIFQEIRDYQKKLRHHGRKRRESIVETLQVRDKITFPQTTEWYPPTTMQVEPIPYSLASDLENIMISALNAHSHNDLETAIGLYDQLLEMDLGARVRAMVYNHRGMAYFSLGNFPQACMDFTKSIQHDGDSFRSFVNRGLVNRMLRKFDYSVEDYNRALDIDPSNHEGYFGRAQTFCEIQLLSRALEDCKKALELQPDFSPAHQLSELIHRGLFTVDKKSISATE is encoded by the coding sequence ATGTCAAAGGAACAGCATAAGACTGTGATCTCGAATCGCGATGAACTGGAAAAATCTTACGAGGCCAGGCGACCTGCCTACGAAGAGGCGTTGTCAGATCTCTACGGGGATATCCGCTCATTGCTTGAGGCGCACGGATATACGCCGACAATTAAATACCGGGTCAAGCGGTTTAAAAATTATTTCGGGAAACTGAAGAAAATCTGTAAAGGGGCCAAGGATGACGATGCTGGTCTTCTCACGGATGTCCTCGGATTGAGAATCATCTGCCCATTCCTTGAGGATTTGAACATCATCGAAGGTCTGCTTGCAGAGCACTTCCCAATCGTTGAAATGGAAAAAAAGAGAGAACAACATTCTTTTCGGGAGTTTGGTTATGACTCAGTACATATGCTGATCAAACTGAAAGCCCTGTCTCATGAAAAGCCGATCCCCTATACTAAAAATGTATGCGAAATCCAGTTACGCACCACTCTTCAGGATGCCTGGGCCGAGGTTGAGCACGAGCTGGTCTACAAATCGGATATTGACCTGCCCAACGAATCGATCAAGAGAAAGCTGGCTTCACTTAATGCCACCCTGACCCTTTCGGACCTCATCTTTCAGGAAATTCGCGATTACCAGAAAAAACTCAGACATCACGGGCGCAAAAGGCGTGAGAGCATTGTGGAAACTCTCCAGGTTCGGGACAAGATCACATTTCCCCAAACGACAGAATGGTACCCACCGACGACAATGCAGGTGGAACCAATTCCTTACTCCTTGGCGAGTGATCTGGAAAACATTATGATCTCGGCCCTGAATGCCCACAGCCACAACGATCTGGAAACCGCCATAGGTCTCTATGATCAACTTCTGGAGATGGACTTAGGAGCGCGGGTTCGGGCTATGGTCTACAATCACAGAGGTATGGCTTATTTCTCCCTCGGAAATTTCCCCCAGGCCTGTATGGACTTTACCAAGTCTATTCAACATGACGGGGATAGCTTCCGAAGCTTTGTCAATCGGGGGCTTGTCAACCGGATGCTGCGAAAATTCGACTATTCTGTCGAAGATTACAATCGCGCTTTAGACATTGATCCTTCCAATCACGAAGGTTATTTCGGCAGGGCCCAGACCTTCTGCGAGATACAGCTGCTCTCCAGGGCTCTGGAGGACTGTAAAAAGGCATTAGAACTCCAGCCGGACTTTTCACCCGCCCACCAGCTAAGCGAACTCATTCATAGAGGTCTTTTTACCGTTGATAAAAAGTCCATCTCCGCGACGGAATAG
- a CDS encoding DUF1127 domain-containing protein — protein MKTQHCMMQQVECPARKTGHQLKSYWNHLTATFQRWNELTRQRRQLREMEEHILKDIGISRADAERIAGRRWFWQDPLNRKEDLDQRYRSSDRVGRK, from the coding sequence ATGAAGACTCAACATTGCATGATGCAGCAGGTCGAGTGCCCAGCAAGAAAAACCGGGCATCAACTCAAGTCATACTGGAATCATCTGACTGCGACATTCCAGCGCTGGAATGAACTGACACGCCAGCGACGTCAACTGCGTGAGATGGAAGAGCATATTCTGAAGGATATCGGCATCAGTCGCGCCGACGCGGAGCGCATTGCCGGCCGCCGCTGGTTCTGGCAAGATCCCTTAAATCGCAAAGAAGATCTGGATCAACGCTATCGGAGCAGCGATCGCGTCGGGCGGAAATAA
- a CDS encoding LysR substrate-binding domain-containing protein, whose translation MRINLPTELLRTFLAIADGGNFSQAAEQVNRTQSAVSMQIKRLEELVGKPLLNRDRQADARLTSEGLTLVGYARRILKLNEEAVSILKRPELSGWVRIGLPDDYATRFLPEILAGFSRTYPQVQVKVTCEPSNQLVPLMKKGELDLAMTTSPELVIENALLLRREPTLWVTSNQHLQHEERPLPLALFPTDCYCRLWALKALESADIDHRIAYTSPSVLGILAAVSAGLAVSALSQSVIPEGLRPLTPSEGFPLLPDASFFLHRNALENNLVIDSLAEHIAKAFGMNCEGESCAVG comes from the coding sequence ATGCGGATCAACCTGCCAACCGAATTACTGCGCACCTTTCTGGCGATTGCCGACGGTGGCAATTTCAGCCAGGCCGCCGAACAGGTCAATCGCACCCAATCGGCGGTCAGCATGCAGATCAAACGCCTGGAGGAGCTGGTCGGTAAGCCCTTGCTCAATCGCGACCGCCAGGCCGATGCGCGCCTGACCTCCGAAGGGTTGACCCTGGTCGGCTATGCGCGCCGCATCCTCAAGCTCAACGAAGAAGCGGTCTCGATCCTGAAACGCCCCGAGCTGTCGGGCTGGGTGCGGATCGGATTGCCGGACGATTACGCGACCCGCTTTTTACCCGAGATTCTGGCCGGGTTTTCACGTACCTATCCGCAGGTACAGGTCAAGGTCACCTGCGAGCCGAGCAACCAGCTGGTGCCGCTGATGAAAAAAGGGGAGCTCGACCTGGCGATGACAACCTCACCCGAGCTGGTCATCGAAAATGCCTTGCTGTTGAGACGCGAACCGACGCTCTGGGTCACCTCGAACCAGCACCTGCAGCACGAGGAGAGGCCGCTGCCGCTGGCGCTCTTTCCCACCGATTGTTATTGCCGGCTTTGGGCGCTCAAGGCTCTCGAAAGCGCCGATATCGATCACCGCATCGCTTACACCAGCCCGAGTGTCCTCGGGATTCTGGCGGCGGTTTCGGCCGGTCTGGCCGTTTCGGCGTTGAGTCAGAGTGTTATTCCGGAGGGCTTACGGCCGCTGACCCCGAGCGAGGGTTTCCCTCTTTTGCCCGATGCTTCGTTTTTTCTGCATCGCAATGCGCTGGAGAATAATCTGGTGATTGATTCCCTGGCCGAGCATATTGCCAAGGCTTTCGGGATGAACTGTGAAGGGGAGAGCTGTGCTGTGGGCTGA
- a CDS encoding SDR family oxidoreductase, with translation MNKKIALVTGGSRGLGKSTALHLAQKGVDVILTYHSRKEEAEAVVAEIEGRGARGVALQLDAGDCSRFAAFAAQIQTLLHDRWQRKNFDYLVNNAGIGLNAPIGEITEAQFDQLMNIHFKGVLFMTQALLPLMADGGRIVNVSSGLTRFSLPGMAAYAAMKGAIEVLTRYLAKELGPRGILANVVAPGAIETDFGGGRVRDNAEVNAQIAAQTALGRVGLPEDIGGVISALLAEENRWITGQRIEASGGMFL, from the coding sequence ATGAATAAAAAAATAGCGCTTGTGACTGGCGGCAGCCGCGGCCTGGGAAAAAGTACCGCCCTGCATCTGGCGCAAAAAGGCGTGGACGTCATCTTGACCTACCACAGTCGGAAGGAAGAAGCCGAAGCAGTCGTAGCCGAAATCGAAGGTCGCGGCGCGCGCGGTGTGGCATTACAGCTCGACGCGGGGGACTGCAGTCGCTTCGCGGCCTTTGCTGCACAGATACAGACCTTGCTGCATGACCGCTGGCAGCGCAAAAATTTCGACTATCTGGTCAACAACGCCGGGATCGGCCTGAACGCCCCCATCGGCGAGATAACCGAAGCGCAGTTCGACCAGCTGATGAACATTCATTTCAAGGGAGTGCTTTTTATGACGCAGGCGTTGCTGCCGCTGATGGCTGACGGCGGCCGCATCGTCAACGTTTCAAGCGGACTGACGCGCTTCTCCCTGCCGGGTATGGCGGCTTACGCCGCGATGAAGGGCGCGATCGAGGTGCTGACCCGTTACCTCGCCAAGGAGCTCGGGCCGCGAGGTATTTTGGCGAATGTGGTAGCACCCGGGGCGATCGAGACCGATTTTGGCGGTGGCCGGGTGCGCGACAACGCCGAGGTCAATGCCCAGATCGCCGCACAAACGGCCCTGGGACGGGTTGGCCTGCCCGAGGATATCGGCGGGGTCATTTCCGCGCTGCTTGCGGAGGAGAACCGCTGGATCACCGGCCAACGCATTGAGGCATCCGGCGGGATGTTTTTGTAG